Proteins encoded together in one Phyllostomus discolor isolate MPI-MPIP mPhyDis1 chromosome 6, mPhyDis1.pri.v3, whole genome shotgun sequence window:
- the MRPL35 gene encoding 39S ribosomal protein L35, mitochondrial isoform X1, whose product MFMLLFFSSLKTVVFDREHKSKIRVLRILRPLNILASSAYQNCAKNACLRSSLSARQFCHIQTAVVSSAPGLVTSVRSLTCGPTATILNRVAPLLPNILKLPVRTVTYVSSRKGKRKTVKAVIYRFLRLHSGLWVRRKAGYKKKLWKKTVARKRRLREFVFCNKTQSKLLDKMTTSFWKRRNWYADDPYQKYHDRTNLKV is encoded by the exons ATGTTtatgctactttttttttccagtttgaaaACTGTTGTCTTTGACAGAgaacacaaaagcaaaataaggGTTTTAA GAATTTTACGGCCCCTGAATATTTTGGCGTCCTCAGCCTATCAGAACTGTGCTAAGAATGCCTGTCTTCGTTCGTCACTGTCTGCCCGACAGTTTTGTCATATTCAGACTGCAGTTGTTTCCTCTGCTCCTGGGCTCGTTACTTCTGTCAGAAGCCTGACATGTGGGCCTACGGCAACAATCCTCAATAG agtGGCCCCCTTGCTTCCAAACATCCTGAAGCTGCCAGTCAGAACTGTGACGTACGTCAGCTCAcgaaaaggcaagagaaagacTGTGAAAGCTGTCATCTATAGGTTTCTTCGACTTCATTCTGGCCTTTGGGTGAGGAGGAAG GCTGgttataagaaaaaattatggaAGAAGACGGTTGCAAGAAAAAGACGCCTGAGAGAATTTGTGTTCTGCAATAAAACCCAGAGTAAACTGTTAGATAAAATGACGACATCTTTCTGGAAGAGGCGAAACTGGTATGCTGACGATCCTTATCAGAAGTATCATGATCGGACAAACCTGAAAGTATAG
- the MRPL35 gene encoding 39S ribosomal protein L35, mitochondrial isoform X2, translating to MAISAFAGAVRVASGILRPLNILASSAYQNCAKNACLRSSLSARQFCHIQTAVVSSAPGLVTSVRSLTCGPTATILNRVAPLLPNILKLPVRTVTYVSSRKGKRKTVKAVIYRFLRLHSGLWVRRKAGYKKKLWKKTVARKRRLREFVFCNKTQSKLLDKMTTSFWKRRNWYADDPYQKYHDRTNLKV from the exons GAATTTTACGGCCCCTGAATATTTTGGCGTCCTCAGCCTATCAGAACTGTGCTAAGAATGCCTGTCTTCGTTCGTCACTGTCTGCCCGACAGTTTTGTCATATTCAGACTGCAGTTGTTTCCTCTGCTCCTGGGCTCGTTACTTCTGTCAGAAGCCTGACATGTGGGCCTACGGCAACAATCCTCAATAG agtGGCCCCCTTGCTTCCAAACATCCTGAAGCTGCCAGTCAGAACTGTGACGTACGTCAGCTCAcgaaaaggcaagagaaagacTGTGAAAGCTGTCATCTATAGGTTTCTTCGACTTCATTCTGGCCTTTGGGTGAGGAGGAAG GCTGgttataagaaaaaattatggaAGAAGACGGTTGCAAGAAAAAGACGCCTGAGAGAATTTGTGTTCTGCAATAAAACCCAGAGTAAACTGTTAGATAAAATGACGACATCTTTCTGGAAGAGGCGAAACTGGTATGCTGACGATCCTTATCAGAAGTATCATGATCGGACAAACCTGAAAGTATAG